In a genomic window of Wyeomyia smithii strain HCP4-BCI-WySm-NY-G18 chromosome 1, ASM2978416v1, whole genome shotgun sequence:
- the LOC129723828 gene encoding E3 ubiquitin-protein ligase Hakai, which produces MDYDESTTKGKGRGRSRGSRGGSRGRGRGRGRGRAKKASRVISSDEEEDVDSPEKDMDEPAEIASPPKGGQEAEPPSVQEPSSEKEALIEEPLTTTPGSVPIVIDMEADISQLEAPTFTTISRGPPEPMLRLNWDHKVNLIGEKVLNPMIYICDLCDKPILIYGRMIPCKHVFCLKCARSENLKICPRCKEKAVRVEQTGLGTVFMCTHGGTRYGSTGCRRTYLSQRDLQAHINHRHVTNPPQPVPPPQIAIIQPAGGQVLDGKNPSGIGKSPVRKNSCDQMNSPRASTGGQGPLSMTYVSSSYGVSTAATQLIHNMTISPQTAHLSERSSYTQQSSPRHSSTTSWGQQSQYYR; this is translated from the exons ATGGATTACGACGAATCTACTACCAAAGGTAAGGGACGTGGCCGCAGTCGCGGCTCCCGAGGTGGATCCCGCGGACGGGGTCGTGGCCGTGGAAGGGGACGTGCCAAGAAAGCTTCGCGAGTTATTTCATCCGATGAGGAGGAGGATGTTGATTCTCCGGAGAAAGATATGGACGAACCGGCGGAAATAGCTTCGCCACCTAAAGGTGGGCAGGAGGCGGAACCGCCGTCCGTTCAGGAACCAAGTAGCGAAAAAGAAGCACTGATAGAGGAACCCTTGACAACAACCCCCGGTTCAGTGCCGATTGTTATCGACATGGAAGCGGATATTTCCCAACTGGAGGCACCAACCTTTACGACGATATCTCGTGGACCACCGGAGCCGATGTTGAG ATTAAACTGGGATCACAAAGTGAATCTTATTGGAGAAAAGGTCCTCAATCCAATGATTTACATTTGTGATCTGTGTGACAAACCCATTCTAATTTATGGTCGCATGATTCCTTGCAAGCATGTATTTTGCCTGAAATGTGCTCGATCGGAAAACCTTAAGATTTGTCCGCGCTGTAAAGAAAAGGCGGTTCGAGTGGAACAAACGGGTCTAGGAACGGTATTTATGTGCACCCACGGAGGAACCCGTTATGGTAGCACAGGTTGTCGAAGAACTTACCTGTCGCAGAGGGATTTGCAAGCGCACATCAATCATAGACACGTGACAAACCCACCGCAACCGGTTCCACCGCCGCAAATTGCAATCATACAACCAGCTGGCGGTCAAGTGCTTGATGGAAAGAATCCATCCGGAATAGGAAAGTCTCCTGTGCGGAAAAATTCCTGCGATCAGATGAATTCTCCACGAGCGTCCACCGGAGGCCAAGGGCCACTGTCCATGACCTACGTTAGCAGCTCCTATGGGGTTTCGACTGCCG CAACTCAACTGATTCATAACATGACGATCAGTCCTCAAACTGCCCATTTATCTGAAAGATCTAGCTACACGCAGCAGTCGTCTCCGCGACACTCGAGCACAACGTCCTGGGGTCAGCAATCACAATACTACCGATAA
- the LOC129723836 gene encoding phosphomevalonate kinase produces the protein MSEKPRVVLLFSGKRKSGKDFLTDRLLQRLTDKCAQIIRISEPIKRSWAEKLGLDLQELLGDGPYKERYRREMIEWSDQKRREDAGFFCRQACAAVDRDICIVSDVRRKTDLHFFRETYGERAKTVRIVASERTRNDRGFTFQEGVDDVQSECDLDDVTSWDLVVHNETDTDVDDILDKIEKLFC, from the exons ATGTCTGAGAAACCTCGAGTGGTGTTACTGTTCTCCGGTAAACGTAAAAGTGGTAAAGATTTCCTGACAGATCGGCTGCTACAACG GCTTACCGATAAATGCGCCCAGATCATTCGTATTTCGGAACCGATCAAGCGAAGCTGGGCGGAAAAACTAGGCCTAGACTTGCAGGAGCTGCTCGGAGATGGTCCGTACAAGGAACGCTACCGACGGGAGATGATCGAGTGGAGTGATCAAAAACGGCGAGAGGATGCTGGATTCTTTTGCCGGCAGGCTTGTGCAGCAGTGGACAGGGATATTTGTATCGTTAGTGACGTCCGGAGGAAAACGGATCTGCACTTTTTCAGGGAAACATACGGAGAACGCGCGAAAACAGTGCGGATTGTGGCTAGTGAGAGAACGCGAAACGATCGTGGTTTTACATTCCAAGAAGGCGTTGATGATGTTCAGTCCGAATGTGATTTGGATGATGTTACCAGTTGGGATTTGGTAGTGCACAATGAAACCGATACAGATGTGGACGATATCCTGGATAAAATCGAAAAGTTGTTCTGTTGA
- the LOC129734091 gene encoding splicing factor 3A subunit 1, which produces MTDVISAVTAELEELAEKTAPTLSGPIVGIIYPPPEVRNIVDKTASFVARNGPEFESRIRQNELGNPKFNFLSLGDPYHAYYQHKVREIREGRNDVSSAVVPAGIQQLKSAASAAAQLKQQELLKAVREEQFVPKDPPPEFEFIADPPSISALDLDIVKLTAQFVARNGRLFLTNLMNREQRNYQFDFLRPQHSLFQYFTKLLEQYTKILVPPKDLMNKLKIESAPGRSSMNVVLEQVKYRANWNKHQDMQRRREEEKVERERVAYAQIDWHDFVVVEVVDYQPYESGNFPPPTTPDEVGARVLMEERLTEDDHDIEMQIESDDEESDDDRPVTTNIKLSRMENRLGQVSAMRKDNNQIQDMDESSSSSDDDEPERPGREKPVSQAPQPPPVAPPTHDKVIVKKYDPKQAQKTQKPPAVTVGDDYLISPITGEKIPASKVAEHMRIGLLDPRWVEQRDKHIEKVAQENVYAPGAAIEASLKQLAERRTDIFGVGDEEAAIGKKLGEEETKKDDRVTWDGHTSSVEAATRAARANITLEAQIHQIHKSKGLITDEEKEKIGPKPIPGTVAVAPPKPSGSVPQPPPHTTASQSHPPPPPKPIQVPQHHQHHQQVQPPPPMMMPMGMGMGPPPMMPPPFGVGFGVPPMPPHGVPQMAPPQNLAEPPSGGGPPIDLDEPPNKKSRTEDHLIEENVFMQRHKGPVTVQVQCPNLAEKSEWKLSGQTIAMQLQLTDSVAVMKSKLQAETGMPPAKQKIFYEGMFFKDSNTVAYYNLLSGATVHLQLKERGGRKK; this is translated from the exons ATGACCGACGTGATTAGTGCGGTTACTGCCGAACTGGAGGAGTTAGCGGAAAAAACCGCACCGACGTTATCAGGGCCAATTGTGGGCATAATTTATCCTCCACCTGAGGTTCGCA ATATTGTGGACAAAACAGCCAGCTTTGTAGCTCGAAATGGACCGGAATTCGAAAGCCGTATTCGGCAGAACGAGTTGGGTAATCCGAAGTTCAACTTTTTGAGTCTAGGTGATCCTTATCATGCCTACTACCAGCACAAGGTGCGGGAAATCCGGGAAGGTAGAAATGATGTTAGTTCGGCGGTAGTTCCGGCCGGCATTCAACAGTTGAAGAGCGCTGCAAGCGCGGCTGCTCAGCTTAAGCAGCAAGAGTTGCTGAAAGCCGTTCGCGAAGAACAATTCGTACCAAAAGATCCTCCGCCGGAGTTCGAATTTATAGCCGATCCTCCATCGATTTCGGCCTTGGATTTAGATATCGTAAAACTTACGGCTCAGTTTGTGGCCAGAAATGGACGTTTGTTTTTGACTAATTTGATGAACCGCGAGCAGCGGAACTATCAGTTCGATTTCTTGCGGCCGCAGCATTCTCTGTTTCAGTACTTTACTAAGCTTTTGGAGCAGTACACGAAAATCTTGGTTCCCCCAAAAGATCTTATGAACAAGTTAAAAATTGAGAGTGCACCTGGACGCAGCAGCATGAACGTAGTTTTGGAGCAAGTCAAGTACCGAGCGAACTGGAATAAGCACCAGGACATGCAGAGGCGCAGAGAAGAGGAGAAGGTTGAACGCGAACGAGTTGCTTATGCTCAAATCGATTGGCACGACTTTGTTGTGGTCGAAGTGGTGGATTATCAGCCGTATGAGAGTGGTAATTTCCCACCGCCGACGACTCCGGATGAGGTTGGTGCACGAGTTCTGATGGAGGAACGTCTAACCGAAGATGACCACGATATCGAAATGCAAATCGAGTCCGATGATGAGGAAAGTGACGACGATCGACCGGTGACAACTAACATCAAGCTGTCGAGAATGGAGAATCGACTTGGACAAGTATCTGCGATGCGGAAGGACAACAATCAAATTCAGGATATGGACGAGTCGAGCTCCTCTAGCGATGATGATGAACCGGAGAGACCGGGACGTGAGAAGCCTGTTTCGCAGGCACCGCAGCCGCCACCGGTTGCCCCACCGACTCACGATAAAGTCATCGTTAAGAAATACGATCCGAAGCAAgctcaaaaaactcaaaaaccaCCAGCGGTTACGGTTGGTGATGATTATCTTATTTCGCCAATCACCGGCGAAAAAATTCCTGCCTCCAAGGTGGCGGAACATATGCGCATTGGATTATTGGATCCACGTTGGGTCGAACAGCGGGACAAACACATTGAGAAAGTTGCCCAGGAGAATGTATATGCTCCGGGAGCCGCAATTGAGGCAAGTTTGAAACAATTGGCTGAACGTCGTACCGATATTTTCGGTGTGGGCGATGAAGAAGCAGCCATCGGTAAGAAACTCGGTGAAGAGGAAACTAAAAAGGACGATCGTGTTACATGGGATGGACATACATCTAGTGTTGAAGCGGCCACAAGAGCTGCCAGAGCGAATATTACTCTAGAGGCTCAAATTCATCAGATTCACAAGAGCAAAGGATTAATCACCGATGAGGAGAAGGAAAAAATTGGACCGAAGCCGATTCCGGGAACGGTTGCGGTAGCACCTCCCAAACCTTCTGGTTCAGTTCCGCAACCGCCACCACATACAACTGCATCGCAGTCCCATCCACCGCCTCCACCGAAGCCGATTCAAGTTCCGCAACATCATCAGCATCACCAACAGGTTCAACCGCCTCCGCCGATGATGATGCCCATGGGCATGGGAATGGGACCACCACCAATGATGCCACCTCCGTTCGGGGTAGGTTTCGGAGTACCCCCAATGCCACCGCACGGTGTACCACAGATGGCACCACCGCAAAACCTTGCCGAACCTCCATCCGGTGGTGGTCCGCCGATCGACTTGGATGAGCCACCGAACAAAAAGTCCCGCACCGAGGACCATCTTATCGAGGAGAACGTTTTCATGCAGCGCCACAAAGGCCCCGTTACGGTACAGGTGCAGTGTCCGAATCTGGCCGAAAAGAGCGAGTGGAAGCTGAGTGGACAAACCATCGCCATGCAGTTACAGCTGACGGACAGTGTCGCTGTGATGAAGAGTAAGCTGCAGGCGGAAACTGGGATGCCACCGGCCAAGCAGAAAATTTTCTACgag gGCATGTTTTTCAAAGACAGCAACACGGTTGCTTACTACAACTTATTGAGCGGGGCAACCGTTCACTTGCAACTGAAGGAACGTGGAGGTCGCAAAAAGTAA
- the LOC129734092 gene encoding xylulose kinase: protein MQFEDETYLGLDLSTQKLKAVLLNAKLENVAHAEVKFDSDLPEFRTSGGVNVGTAKNEFYVQPVMWVKALDMVLDRLVVQGGDLSTVMAVSGSAQQHGSLYWSRNGVRTLQTLDADKFLHTQIDDSAFTLHRTPIWMDGTTGQQCEEMEEAVGGREKMVEITGSKCYERFTGPQIRKVFLQRPDIYRNTERISLVSSFLASIFLGDVAPIDYSDGSGMNLLDIRKRAWSDICLTACAPNLEAKLGTPVPTASVIGSIGQFFVQRYNFNTACKVVAFTGDNLSALAGMAIGEDWLALSLGTSDTIMMKIHEPPNLQEGHVLVHPTDNGYMGLLCFRNGSLVRDIFKRAEANDNWENFSELLESTPRGNFGNIALHFISKEIIPPVKGSLRWNKSSDLSCSDLARGVLKYSAPQTEIRALIEGQMLTRKAYASEMGFSFGENTRILATGGASANKSILQVVSDVFNAPVYTQQTTEAALLGAAYRAKYVLERSRATGDPKSLESYYEYIRQVLPEHSVTRVCDPAQDSSDIYDHMLERHNYMVQYLMDHQD, encoded by the exons ATGCAATTTGAAGACGAAACATACCTGGGACTGGACCTGAGCACCCAAAAG ttGAAAGCCGTCCTTCTAAATGCAAAACTAGAAAATGTTGCCCACGCGGAGGTAAAATTCGACTCTGACCTGCCGGAATTTCGAACCAGCGGTGGCGTGAACgttggaacagcaaaaaatga ATTCTACGTCCAGCCGGTAATGTGGGTGAAAGCGCTTGACATGGTACTCGACAGGCTGGTAGTACAGGGTGGTGACTTAAGCACCGTAATGGCCGTCAGTGGATCCGCACAGCAGCATGGTTCGCTGTATTGGTCCCGCAATGGAGTACGAACGCTGCAGACGTTGGATGCAGACAAGTTTCTGCACACGCAAATCGACGATTCGGCCTTCACCTTGCATCGAACTCCCATCTGGATGGATGGGACTACTGGTCAGCAGTGCGAAGAGATGGAAGAAGCCGTCGGTGGTCGTGAGAAGATGGTCGAGATTACCGGATCCAAGTGCTACGAACGATTCACGGGACCCCAGATAAGAAAAGTTTTCCTCCAGCGCCCAGATATCTATCGGAATACGGAACGTATTTCCTTGGTCAGCAGCTTTTTGGCATCAATTTTCCTGGGAGATGTAGCCCCAATCGATTACTCCGATGGGTCGGGAATGAATCTACTGGACATAAGGAAGCGAGCTTGGTCGGATATTTGCCTAACTGCATGTGCTCCAAATTTGGAAGCGAAACTAGGAACGCCGGTACCTACTGCTTCCGTCATAGGATCGattggacaattttttgttCAGAGATATAATTTCAATACCGCCTGCAAGGTGGTAGCATTTACCGGTGACAATCTTTCCGCTCTGGCAGGAATGGCCATAGGAGAAGACTGGTTAGCACTATCGCTTGGAACCAGCGATACGATAATGATGAAGATACACGAACCACCGAACCTCCAAGAAGGGCATGTTCTAGTCCATCCAACTGACAATGGATACATGGGATTACTGTG CTTCCGCAACGGGTCTCTTGTGCGGGACATATTCAAACGAGCCGAAGCAAACGACAATTGGGAAAACTTCAGTGAACTGCTAGAATCAACACCACGTGGCAACTTCGGAAACATCGCGCTCCATTTCATCTCCAAGGAAATTATTCCCCCCGTGAAGGGTTCTCTGCGATGGAACAAATCATCCGACCTAAGCTGTTCGGACCTCGCCAGAGGTGTGCTGAAATATAGCGCTCCGCAAACCGAAATTCGAGCCCTGATAGAGGGTCAAATGCTAACCAGAAAAGCGTACGCCTCTGAGATGGGCTTCAGCTTCGGCGAAAACACTCGAATCCTAGCGACTGGAGGAGCTTCCGCTAACAAGTCAATCTTGCAAGTCGTGTCCGATGTCTTCAACGCTCCGGTCTATACTCAGCAAACGACGGAAGCGGCATTGCTTGGTGCGGCCTATCGGGCGAAATATGTCCTGGAGAGGTCACGAGCCACGGGCGATCCAAAATCGCTGGAGTCCTACTACGAGTACATCAGACAGGTGCTTCCGGAGCACAGTGTTACGAGGGTGTGTGATCCGGCTCAGGATAGCAGTGACATCTACGATCACATGCTCGAACGCCACAATTATATGGTGCAATATTTGATGGATCATCAAGATTGA
- the LOC129719046 gene encoding ubiquitin-like-conjugating enzyme ATG10, protein MGRTLTELEFVTAARQFYDFSRQISDNWELVEGSSTNVVYLKKQWKQSLNLSIGQPATETVCDELPVVKDSSSAEPEDACLLYNCEYHVVYSISYQVPVLYFNIYKSDGSMLTLEEAWKGFQEFCGESREQLRQTLTQMEHPVLFRPFLALHPCRTSKVLENVSTNGNVIVAFVSSYGPFINLNLDIRYAALTQH, encoded by the exons ATGGGACGAACTTTGACAGAGCTGGAATTTGTGACCGCGGCCCGgcagttttatgatttttcccGGCAAATATCGGACAACTGGGAGCTTGTAGAAGGATCTTCAACCAATGTGGTTTATCTGAAAAAGCAGTGGAAACAGTCGTTAAATCTATCGATTGGTCAACCAGCCACagaaactgtttgcgatgaGCTACCTGTTGTAAAGGATTCGTCCAGTGCTGAGCCGGAAGATGCTTGCTTGCTTTACAACTGTGAATATCACGTCGTGTACAGTATTAGCTATCAGGTTCCAGTTTTATACTTCAATATCTATAAGTCAG ATGGAAGCATGCTAACTCTAGAGGAGGCATGGAAAGGATTTCAAGAGTTTTGCGGTGAGAGCCGAGAACAGTTGCGACAAACTTTAACCCAAATGGAACATCCCGTACTGTTTAGGCCCTTCCTAGCGCTGCATCCTTGCCGAACCTCAAAGGTTCTCGAAAATGTAAGCACGAACGGAAACGTGATTGTGGCGTTTGTTTCCTCCTACGGTCCATTCATTAATTTAAATCTTGATATAAGATATGCAGCATTAACTCAACATTAA